A window of Neisseria canis contains these coding sequences:
- a CDS encoding aminotransferase class V-fold PLP-dependent enzyme gives MSSTLPRPEVDENGLLEYSVVYTDRALNHMSQKFRAALNHISATLKKVYGARHVAVIPGSGTSGMEAVARQLARGEKCLIVRNGFFSFRWTQILEKGGFAADTKVLTARQEDTAQAPFAPAPIDEVCAEIAAYKPAIVFAPHVETASGIMLPDDYIRKLAEATHAAGGLLVIDCIASGCIWLDMEALGIDILISAPQKGWSGSPGCGLVMLNQKAYDKVQITESDSFALDLKKWLQIMEAFENGGHAYHATPPTDALFQLYEVMQEAESAGFENLREKQLELGKKIRALLAEKGYPSVAAPGFEAPGVVVSYTTDPDIQSGKAFIGHGLQIASGVPLQCGERSDFQTFRLGLFGLDKLQNVERTVQTFAEALNKL, from the coding sequence ATGAGCAGCACTCTGCCCCGCCCCGAAGTTGACGAAAACGGCTTACTGGAATATTCCGTGGTTTATACCGACCGCGCATTAAACCACATGTCGCAAAAATTCCGCGCCGCGCTCAACCACATATCCGCCACGCTCAAAAAAGTTTACGGCGCCCGACACGTTGCCGTGATTCCCGGCAGCGGCACTTCCGGCATGGAAGCCGTAGCCCGCCAGCTTGCACGCGGCGAAAAATGCCTGATTGTGCGCAACGGCTTTTTCAGCTTCCGCTGGACTCAGATTCTCGAAAAAGGCGGCTTCGCAGCCGATACCAAAGTGCTTACCGCGCGCCAAGAAGATACCGCCCAAGCCCCGTTTGCCCCTGCACCGATTGACGAAGTGTGCGCAGAAATTGCCGCCTACAAGCCGGCCATCGTGTTTGCACCCCATGTTGAAACCGCATCCGGCATCATGCTGCCCGACGATTACATCCGAAAGCTGGCAGAAGCCACCCACGCAGCCGGCGGCCTGCTGGTTATCGACTGCATCGCATCCGGCTGTATCTGGCTGGATATGGAAGCACTCGGCATCGACATCCTGATTTCCGCCCCGCAAAAAGGCTGGAGCGGCTCGCCCGGCTGCGGCTTGGTTATGCTCAACCAAAAGGCTTACGATAAAGTGCAAATCACCGAATCCGACAGCTTCGCATTAGATTTGAAAAAATGGCTGCAAATTATGGAAGCTTTTGAAAACGGCGGCCATGCTTACCACGCCACCCCGCCCACCGACGCGCTGTTCCAACTCTACGAAGTGATGCAGGAAGCCGAAAGCGCCGGTTTTGAAAACCTGCGCGAAAAACAGCTTGAGCTGGGCAAAAAAATCCGCGCCCTCTTGGCAGAAAAAGGCTATCCGAGCGTTGCCGCACCGGGCTTCGAAGCACCCGGCGTGGTAGTGAGCTACACCACCGATCCCGATATCCAAAGCGGCAAAGCCTTTATCGGCCACGGCCTGCAAATCGCATCCGGCGTGCCGCTGCAATGCGGCGAGCGCAGCGATTTCCAAACCTTCCGCCTCGGCCTGTTCGGCTTGGACAAGCTACAAAATGTCGAGCGCACGGTTCAAACTTTCGCCGAAGCCTTAAACAAACTTTAA
- the lolA gene encoding outer membrane lipoprotein chaperone LolA: MKKFFTAAAVAALSIGTAHAGAIDALKQFNNDSDGISGSFTQTVQNKKKTQTASGSFQIRRPGLFRWEYTKPYKQTIVGDGKTIWLYDVDLKQVTKSNQNQTIGDSPAAILSNKTALESSYSLKEDGSSGGIDYVLATPKKNNAGYQYIRIGFKGAALSNMQLKDSFGNQTTIQFNNLNNKPSFAGGTFTFTPPKGVDVLSN; encoded by the coding sequence ATGAAAAAATTCTTTACCGCCGCGGCTGTTGCTGCCTTAAGCATAGGCACCGCACACGCAGGCGCAATCGATGCCTTGAAGCAATTTAATAATGATTCCGACGGCATCAGCGGCAGCTTCACCCAAACCGTGCAAAACAAAAAGAAAACCCAAACCGCCAGCGGCTCTTTCCAAATCCGCCGCCCCGGCCTCTTCCGCTGGGAATACACCAAGCCTTACAAACAAACCATCGTGGGCGACGGCAAAACCATTTGGCTGTATGATGTTGATTTAAAACAAGTAACCAAGTCCAATCAAAACCAAACCATCGGCGACAGCCCCGCCGCCATCCTATCGAACAAAACCGCGCTTGAAAGCAGCTATTCTTTGAAAGAAGACGGCTCATCCGGCGGCATCGATTATGTGCTCGCCACGCCGAAAAAAAACAATGCCGGCTACCAATATATCCGTATCGGATTCAAAGGCGCAGCGTTGAGCAATATGCAGCTTAAAGACAGCTTCGGCAACCAAACCACCATTCAATTCAACAACCTCAACAACAAACCCTCTTTTGCAGGCGGCACGTTTACATTCACGCCGCCCAAAGGTGTGGATGTGTTGAGCAACTGA
- a CDS encoding type II toxin-antitoxin system RatA family toxin, translated as MKTVEKNVLVLHSAEQMFELVDRAEDYPKFLPWYGKTEIISREGNELKARLFMDYKGVKQSFATHNHNIPGREIRMDLLEGPFKTLNGTWKFIPLGDDACKIEFKLQYDFSNSLLAALISPVFQHLSGKLVDAFVEEANRRHG; from the coding sequence ATGAAAACCGTAGAAAAAAACGTACTCGTTCTGCATTCAGCCGAGCAGATGTTCGAGCTGGTCGACCGCGCGGAAGATTATCCCAAGTTCCTGCCCTGGTACGGCAAAACCGAAATCATCTCACGTGAAGGCAACGAGCTCAAAGCCCGCCTCTTTATGGATTACAAAGGCGTTAAACAGTCTTTCGCCACCCACAACCACAATATCCCCGGCAGGGAAATCCGTATGGATCTGCTTGAAGGCCCATTCAAAACCTTAAACGGCACCTGGAAATTTATCCCGTTGGGCGACGATGCCTGCAAAATCGAATTCAAACTCCAATATGATTTTTCCAATTCCTTGCTCGCCGCCCTTATCAGCCCGGTGTTCCAACACTTGAGCGGCAAACTGGTAGATGCCTTTGTAGAAGAAGCCAACCGCCGTCATGGATAA
- a CDS encoding ferritin-like domain-containing protein produces MNSIYPLLYAALSASRPDEKCRLADQAFDEWAAGSLTASVGEPPCDFRMAGHPEKPELVPPSEVTQRKMNTLEGYAAMLHAVCHIEFNAINLALDAAYRFRSMPPQYTADWLRVAKEEAYHFMLMRGRLRAYGFDYGDFKAHNHLWDMAYKTAFDPLLRMALVPRVLEARGLDVTPGIRAKVAQRGDEETCAVLDIIYHDEVGHVQIGNHWYMWLCRQRGLEPVALFRNLLARYDMFIFRGYVNMEARERAGFSRFELEMLEDFESSMKAGGQRRNWQNALR; encoded by the coding sequence ATGAACAGCATTTATCCCCTTTTATATGCAGCGCTTTCCGCAAGCCGTCCCGATGAAAAGTGCCGGCTTGCCGATCAGGCTTTTGATGAATGGGCCGCAGGCAGTTTAACGGCCTCGGTTGGCGAACCGCCGTGTGATTTCCGCATGGCCGGGCATCCTGAAAAACCCGAGCTGGTGCCGCCTTCGGAAGTGACGCAGCGGAAAATGAACACGCTTGAAGGCTACGCTGCCATGCTGCATGCGGTATGCCATATTGAGTTCAACGCCATCAACCTCGCGCTTGATGCTGCTTACCGTTTCCGCAGCATGCCGCCGCAATACACGGCAGACTGGCTGCGGGTGGCGAAAGAGGAAGCTTATCATTTCATGCTGATGCGCGGGCGGTTGCGGGCATACGGCTTTGATTACGGTGATTTCAAAGCCCATAACCATTTATGGGACATGGCTTACAAAACGGCTTTCGACCCGCTGCTGCGCATGGCTTTGGTGCCGAGGGTGTTGGAAGCGCGGGGATTGGATGTAACACCCGGCATCCGCGCGAAGGTGGCACAGCGTGGCGATGAGGAAACCTGTGCGGTGCTGGATATTATCTATCACGATGAAGTGGGGCATGTGCAGATAGGCAACCATTGGTATATGTGGCTTTGTCGGCAGCGGGGGCTCGAGCCTGTGGCGCTGTTCCGCAATTTGCTGGCGCGCTACGATATGTTTATTTTCCGTGGTTATGTGAATATGGAAGCCAGGGAGCGGGCGGGCTTCAGCCGGTTTGAGTTGGAGATGCTGGAGGATTTTGAAAGCAGTATGAAAGCGGGCGGACAACGTCGGAATTGGCAGAATGCTTTGAGATAA
- a CDS encoding epoxyqueuosine reductase QueH: MSKPQNDKPFERPILTPPGGHKKVLLHSCCAPCSGEVMEAMLASGIDFTIYFYNPNIHPKKEYEIRKNENIAFAEKHGIPFIDADYDVDNWFERAKGMEMDPERGRRCTMCFDMRFERTALYAHEHGFPVITSSLGISRWKNMNQINDCGVRAAEKYPDLVYWEYNWRKGGGSARMIEISKREHFYQQEYCGCAYSLRDTNHHRKSQGRAPIKIGVKYYGDEETGE; encoded by the coding sequence ATGAGCAAACCACAAAACGACAAACCTTTCGAGCGCCCCATACTTACCCCGCCGGGCGGCCACAAAAAAGTACTGCTGCATTCCTGCTGCGCGCCTTGCTCAGGCGAAGTAATGGAGGCCATGCTCGCTTCAGGCATCGATTTCACCATTTATTTTTACAACCCGAATATCCACCCCAAAAAAGAATACGAAATCCGCAAAAACGAAAACATCGCCTTCGCCGAAAAACACGGCATCCCCTTTATTGACGCGGACTATGATGTAGACAATTGGTTCGAACGCGCCAAAGGCATGGAAATGGATCCGGAACGCGGCCGCCGCTGTACCATGTGTTTCGACATGCGTTTCGAGCGCACCGCACTTTACGCCCACGAACACGGCTTTCCGGTAATTACCAGCTCCCTCGGCATTTCACGCTGGAAAAACATGAATCAAATCAACGACTGCGGCGTGCGTGCAGCAGAAAAATACCCTGATCTGGTTTACTGGGAATACAACTGGCGCAAAGGGGGCGGCAGCGCACGCATGATTGAAATCAGCAAACGCGAACACTTCTATCAGCAGGAATATTGCGGCTGCGCCTATTCATTACGCGACACCAACCACCACCGAAAATCCCAAGGCCGCGCCCCGATTAAAATCGGCGTGAAATATTACGGCGACGAAGAAACCGGCGAATAG